A window from Synechococcus sp. RSCCF101 encodes these proteins:
- a CDS encoding photosystem I assembly protein Ycf4 yields the protein MPLFSSASRPVSSSPTLASDPSQTLLETRVIGSRRLSNVLVASMVSIGGIGFLLASLSSYLGRDLLPVGQPSHLIWIPQGLVMGLYSIAAALLATYLWSVIAIDVGSGTNRFDRSAGLLTVRRRGFRQWIEVEVALPDVLAVKVEVRDGFNPRRRVSLRIRGRRDLPLTRVGEPLPIADLERDGAQLARFLSVPLEGL from the coding sequence ATGCCGCTGTTCTCCTCTGCTTCTCGCCCCGTGTCCTCCTCCCCGACACTGGCCTCCGATCCCAGCCAGACGCTGCTGGAGACCCGTGTGATCGGGTCGCGGCGCCTCTCCAACGTGCTGGTGGCCTCGATGGTGAGCATCGGCGGCATCGGCTTTCTGCTGGCCTCCCTCTCCAGCTACCTCGGCCGCGACCTGCTGCCGGTGGGCCAGCCCTCCCACCTGATCTGGATCCCTCAGGGGCTGGTGATGGGGCTGTACAGCATCGCCGCGGCCCTGCTGGCCACCTATCTGTGGTCGGTGATCGCCATCGATGTGGGATCCGGCACCAACCGCTTCGATCGCAGCGCCGGACTCCTCACCGTGCGGCGCCGCGGCTTCCGCCAGTGGATCGAGGTGGAGGTGGCCCTCCCCGATGTGCTCGCGGTGAAGGTGGAGGTGCGCGACGGCTTCAATCCCAGACGCCGCGTCAGCCTCCGCATCCGCGGCCGGCGCGACCTGCCCCTGACCCGGGTGGGTGAGCCGCTGCCCATCGCCGATCTGGAACGGGACGGCGCCCAGCTGGCCCGCTTCCTCTCCGTGCCTCTCGAAGGTCTCTGA
- a CDS encoding peptidylprolyl isomerase, which translates to MPSLTLRWSALLPALLSLTLSLGAAGCAQIPSSAESGCSSSAAPCLDGQALVELDTERGTIRVLLRGEEAPLTAGNFLDLVQRGVYDGTVFHRVVRDPAPFVVQGGDPASKDPSVPPERYGTGSFIDPDTAQPRLIPLEVSLEGEEQPRYGEIVAGADQARQLRLTHERGAVAMARSQDPNSASAQFYVALQPLPELDGRYAVFGEVVEGMDVVDAIQQGDRITATRVIEAPAPAAD; encoded by the coding sequence ATGCCCTCACTGACGCTCCGATGGTCCGCCCTGCTGCCGGCGCTCCTCTCGCTCACCCTCAGCCTCGGGGCCGCCGGCTGCGCCCAGATTCCCTCCTCGGCTGAGAGCGGCTGCTCCAGCAGTGCCGCCCCCTGTCTGGACGGCCAGGCGCTGGTGGAGCTGGACACCGAGCGCGGCACGATCCGGGTGCTGCTGCGCGGCGAGGAGGCTCCCCTCACGGCGGGCAACTTCCTCGATCTGGTGCAGCGCGGCGTCTACGACGGCACGGTGTTCCACCGGGTGGTGCGGGACCCGGCTCCCTTCGTGGTGCAGGGCGGCGATCCGGCCAGCAAGGACCCGTCGGTGCCGCCGGAGCGCTACGGAACCGGCAGCTTCATCGATCCGGACACGGCCCAGCCGCGGCTGATCCCGCTCGAGGTGAGCCTGGAGGGCGAGGAGCAGCCCCGCTACGGCGAGATCGTGGCCGGCGCAGATCAGGCCCGCCAGCTGAGGCTGACCCATGAGCGCGGCGCGGTGGCCATGGCCCGCTCGCAGGATCCCAATTCGGCCAGCGCCCAGTTCTATGTGGCCCTGCAGCCACTTCCCGAACTCGATGGCCGCTACGCGGTGTTCGGTGAAGTGGTGGAGGGGATGGATGTGGTGGATGCCATCCAGCAGGGCGACCGGATCACGGCCACACGGGTGATCGAAGCCCCGGCGCCGGCCGCGGACTGA
- the ilvN gene encoding acetolactate synthase small subunit, with product MKHTLSVLVEDESGALSRIAGLFSRRGFNIDSLAVGPAESWGHSRLTMVVEGDDHALEQVTKQLDKLINVLTVVDLTSIPAVERELMLLKVAASPESRSAIFDLVHVFRAKVVDVADDAVTLEVVGDPGKLVALERLMAPFGILEIARTGKVALERASGVNTELLKVTAGTKRVPA from the coding sequence ATGAAGCACACCCTCTCGGTGCTGGTGGAGGACGAGTCCGGTGCCCTCAGCAGGATCGCCGGTCTGTTCTCCAGGCGGGGCTTCAACATCGACAGCCTGGCGGTGGGTCCGGCCGAGAGCTGGGGCCATTCCCGGCTGACGATGGTGGTGGAGGGCGACGATCACGCCCTCGAGCAGGTGACCAAGCAGCTCGACAAGCTGATCAACGTGCTCACCGTGGTGGACCTGACCAGCATTCCCGCCGTGGAGCGGGAGCTGATGCTGCTCAAGGTGGCGGCCAGCCCCGAGAGCCGCAGCGCCATCTTCGATCTGGTGCATGTGTTCCGGGCCAAGGTGGTGGATGTGGCCGATGACGCCGTGACCCTGGAAGTGGTGGGGGATCCGGGCAAGCTGGTGGCCCTGGAGCGGCTGATGGCTCCCTTCGGCATTCTTGAGATCGCCCGCACCGGCAAGGTGGCACTCGAGCGGGCTTCGGGTGTGAACACCGAGCTGCTCAAGGTCACCGCGGGCACCAAGCGGGTGCCCGCCTGA